Proteins encoded by one window of Culicoides brevitarsis isolate CSIRO-B50_1 chromosome 2, AGI_CSIRO_Cbre_v1, whole genome shotgun sequence:
- the LOC134831511 gene encoding large ribosomal subunit protein mL52: MQAFTQILSTFVPRRTISTTAALGGRIKKWRDKKMWKNTEPNIPNWRKEAGLEQNPTSFGPLTNLPDYTYMDGRPTPLGVRQKGRVMKQREYAGKIVQYIGELNFAKQRYQENINAAIQTRQEILKNKLKPKGHLLLKK; the protein is encoded by the exons atGCAGGCTTTCACACAAATTCTTTCTACCTTCGTTCCTCGGAGGACCATCAGCACAACCGCAGCACTCGGAGGCAGAATCAAGAAATGGAGAGATAAGAAAATGTGGAA AAACACTGAGCCAAACATCCCAAACTGGAGAAAGGAAGCCGGTTTGGAGCAAAATCCAACATCATTCGGTCCACTGACAAATCTCCCGGATTACACTTACATGGATGGACGTCCGACACCTTTAGGG GTCCGACAAAAAGGTCGAGTAATGAAGCAACGCGAATACGCGGGAAAAATCGTACAGTACATCGGAGAACTTAATTTCGCCAAGCAACGATATCAGGAAAATATTAATGCTGCAATTCAGACGAGACAAGAAATTCTGAAGAATAAGCTGAAGCCAAAGGGTCATTTGTTGCTcaaaaagtga
- the LOC134830910 gene encoding solute carrier organic anion transporter family member 74D: protein MHPGENLRVPSINNDDDTGKWQTAPITTNNNSNNSLKNSKNNNGISVIRFNGSSNGSSNFNNGTSDRGNTEHKWPPLLGDVQPVQLQRDTDSLKKHKNNNEWSIMGGGGGGEDKKRTGSLKNGNGGVSTPKSIPYEKYTSYWPACEDTNGKLCGNNNGSLINSKTLLGNANGYPAELESLTGRRKKNLQDDDEDCESDDVSQCGIGGCQPRWTRSFASTHCFMVVFLIAWVLQGMYYTYFVSMITTIEKLFQIKSKTTGLLMSVVEIGQISTSLFLTYYAGRGHRPRWIACGTVLFAIASFGCTLPHFFYGDQLLEAHLKLSGHISRSQLGNLSQSEYTLKNALATAQSNLCLNETTSITSSSSSAFESLIGSRNEDSCDSDNVKLEQDNQNDITSIVLAIFAVCLLLIGIGQTAVSTLALPYIDDNVASRESPIYIAISIGVRILGPAAGFILGSICTSIPYPNLDPSIKTTDAQFVGSWYLGLLLVSSCMAFTSLALFMFPRNLRGNRIPPPKNVRAIEPEKKPEVRTEEAAPKFKDFPKTIKRQLSNDILMFRTASSVLHLLPVAGLYTFLPKYMETQFNLAASDANLISAFGGILVMGVGIVISGIIILKFTPTAKSVAAWIAFTAIIYSIGMGILMFVGCPMSNLAGYEQVKAFQDAPRGSLCSNVTQCSCSAENFSPVCGANGVTYFSSCHAGCSNVEIISKGKNETALLYSNCSCLDDQTSYSVVVDNLDFGQAIGGSCDGHCQKFVIFILLFAFFVFVHSSGEVGSMLLIMRCTDPKDKAMAMGVIQFAIGLFGNVPCPIIYGAIIDSACLVWETVCDKVGACSLYDGDTFRTFFFGATSGIMFLAFIMDVVVWKKADRIIIDPEDSSSSETEYEKAETSAPESTV from the exons ATGCATCCAGGCGAAAATTTACGTGTGCCTTCGATAAACAATGACGATGACACGGGCAAATGGCAAACGGCACCAATCACCACAAACAACAATTCAAACAATAGTCTTAAGAATAGTAAGAATAATAATGGCATTTCTGTGATACGGTTTAACGGTAGTAGTAATGGCAGTAGTAATTTTAACAATGGGACAAGTGATAGAGGCAACACAGAACACAAGTGGCCGCCATTGTTGGGCGACGTGCAGCCCGTGCAGCTCCAACGTGATACCGACAGCttgaaaaagcacaaaaacaacaatgaATGGAGCATAATGGGCGGCGGTGGCGGCGGCGAGGACAAGAAACGCACTGGCAGTCTCAAAAATGGAAATGGTGGCGTTAGTACGCCCAAAAGTATACCGTACGAAAAGTACACGTCGTACTGGCCCGCATGCGAGGACACCAACGGGAAATTGTGTGGCAACAATAACGGCAGTTTGATCAACAGCAAAACCCTTTTGGGCAATGCGAATGGGTATCCGGCTGAATTGGAGTCGTTGACAGGTcgacggaaaaaaaatttgcaggaCGACGACGAGGATTGCGAGTCAGATGATGTTTCGCAGTGCGGAATTGGTGGCTGCCAACCACGATGGACGCGTTCATTTGCCTCGACGCACTGCTTTATGGTTGTTTTTCTCATCGCATGGGTATTACAG ggAATGTACTACACATATTTCGTCAGCATGATCACCACAATAGagaaattgtttcaaataaaatcgaaaacgACCGGATTATTGATGAGCGTCGTTGAAATAGGTCAAATTAGTACATCgctatttttaacatattatgCGGGACGAGGTCACCGCCCTAGATGGATTGCATGCG GCACCGTGTTATTCGCCATCGCGTCCTTCGGCTGCACATTGCCGCACTTTTTCTACGGCGACCAGCTCCTCGAGGCCCATTTGAAGCTCAGCGGCCACATCAGTCGCTCGCAACTCGGAAACCTCAGCCAGAGCGAGTACACACTCAAAAATGCCCTGGCAACGGCCCAATCGAATCTCTGCTTGAACGAAACGACATCGATAACGTCCTCCTCCTCCTCCGCTTTCGAGAGCTTGATCGGAAGCCGCAACGAAGACTCGTGCGACAGCGACAACGTCAAACTGGAACAAGACAATCAAAACGACATTACCTCAATTGTGCTGGCAATTTTCGCCGTTTGCTTGCTGCTCATCGGAATTGGCCAAACAGCTGTTTCAACACTCGCGCTCCCGTACATCGACGATAATGTGGCGAGTCGCGAGTCACCTATTTATATCG ctatcAGCATCGGAGTTCGAATCTTGGGACCGGCAGCTGGATTTATTTTGGGCTCAATTTGCACTAGCATTCCATATCCTAACCTCGATCCGTCAATCAAGACCACAGATGCGCAATTTGTGGGATCCTGGTATCTAG GTCTTCTTCTCGTGTCGTCGTGCATGGCCTTCACATCGCTAGCACTGTTCATGTTCCCGCGCAACTTGCGGGGCAATCGTATTCCGCCACCAAAGAATGTGCGTGCCATCGAGCCGGAAAAGAAACCGGAAGTTCGCACGGAAGAAGCTGCACCCAAATTTAAAG attttcccaAAACCATCAAACGTCAGCTGAGCAACGACATCCTTATGTTCCGCACTGCATCGTCAGTCCTCCATTTACTGCCAGTTGCCGGTTTGTACACTTTCCTCCCGAAATACATGGAAACGCAGTTCAATCTGGCGGCCAGCGATGCTAATCTGATTTCGGCTTTTGGCGGAATTCTCGTGATGGGTGTCGGAATTGTCATTTCTGGcatcataattttgaaatttacgcCAACCGCAAAATCTGTGGCAGCCTGGATCGCATTCACGGCGATTATTTATTCCATTGGCATGGGAATTTTGATGTTCGTTGGATGTCCGATGAGTAATTTGGCGGGATATGAACAAGTCAAAGCGTTcca agATGCGCCCCGTGGATCCCTTTGCTCAAATGTCACGCAATGCTCGTGTTCCGCAGAGAACTTTTCGCCAGTCTGTGGTGCCAATGGAGTCACTTACTTCTCATCATGTCATGCCGGATGCTCGAATGTGGAGATCATATCGAAGGGAAAGAATGAAACGGCGCTTTTGTACAGCAATTGTTCCTGTCTGGATGATCAAACGTCGTATTCGGTCGTTGTGGATAATTTAGACTTTGGACAAGCTATTGGCGGATCGTGCGACGGTCATTGCCAGAAATTTGTAATCTTTATTTTGCTGTTTGCGTTCTTCGTGTTTGTCCATTCGAGCGGCGAAGTGGGCAGTATGTTGCTCATTATGCGGTGTACCGATCCAAAAG aCAAAGCCATGGCAATGGGAGTGATCCAGTTCGCCATCGGTCTCTTCGGCAATGTTCCTTGTCCAATTATTTATGGCGCCATCATTGACTCTGCGTGTCTTGTTTGGGAAACAGTTTGTGATAAAGTTGGAGCTTGCTCCTTGTACGACGGTGATACGTTCCGAACATTCTTCTttg gtgCAACATCCGGCATCATGTTCTTGGCATTCATCATGGATGTGGTAGTTTGGAAAAAGGCAGATCGCATCATTATCGATCCCGAGGACTCGTCATCCTCTGAGACTGAATACGAAAAGGCCGAAACTTCGGCGCCCGAGTCGActgtgtag